A genomic segment from Malus domestica chromosome 05, GDT2T_hap1 encodes:
- the LOC139196340 gene encoding pentatricopeptide repeat-containing protein At2g20710, mitochondrial-like codes for MEKLLMKMEADPTVIVDWHAYAVAADAFLKAGELEKTSALLRKSERLITSKTRKSGYEFLMTSHAAVGNKHEVDRIWELYKDVVGFYNSGYRCMISSLVKLDDIEGAEKIVEEWECGNKLFDIQTPNLLINAYCKKGLLEKARSYAEKFSEGGKEDCRTWGILATGYHMNGQMAEAVETLKTAASLACRPGWKFDRSTVSACFDYLREKGDVEAAHELLRLFREMGHLPTDLFDKIGSYIDGGEPPMERIDKVQDRGMDSTV; via the coding sequence ATGGAGAAGCTTTTGATGAAGATGGAAGCTGATCCGACGGTTATTGTGGACTGGCATGCTTATGCTGTTGCAGCAGACGCTTTCTTGAAGGCTGGAGAATTGGAGAAGACATCGGCATTGCTGAGGAAATCGGAGCGACTCATTACAAGTAAAACAAGAAAGTCTGGTTACGAATTTTTGATGACTTCACATGCTGCTGTTGGTAATAAGCACGAGGTTGATCGAATTTGGGAATTGTACAAAGATGTCGTAGGATTCTACAATAGTGGGTATCGCTGTATGATAAGTTCGTTGGTGAAATTGGATGACATTGAAGGTGCTGAAAAAATTGTGGAGGAATGGGAATGTGGAAACAAACTATTCGACATTCAAACACCCAACTTGTTGATCAATGCTTACTGCAAGAAAGGTCTTTTGGAGAAGGCCAGATCATACGCAGAGAAGTTTTCAGAGGGTGGGAAGGAGGATTGTAGAACTTGGGGCATATTGGCTACTGGATATCATATGAATGGTCAGATGGCAGAGGCAGTGGAAACATTGAAAACGGCAGCAAGCTTGGCATGTCGACCAGGGTGGAAGTTTGATCGTTCAACTGTGTCTGCATGCTTTGATTACTTGAGAGAGAAGGGGGATGTGGAAGCAGCACATGAATTGTTGAGATTATTCAGAGAAATGGGTCATCTTCCAACAGATTTGTTTGATAAAATTGGAAGTTATATTGATGGTGGTGAACCTCCTATGGAAAGGATTGATAAAGTTCAGGATCGCGGGATGGATTCGACAGTTTAG
- the LOC103402159 gene encoding transcription factor VIP1-like, which translates to MAPLLSTCYSLTTQQLQLLQVHPTTQNQNQNQKHFSHFYQPSPFSSFAFNNLNSGHRPPPPLATSNRKKGPKDKKMDSNNINNFGAASRPSPTSSTDMEQMSETPQRGSHHRRAHSDTSFRIPNFDDLLLFDPSDLDLSCLPSPTLLPRGGNSSNNNIPMSLDSDDSSEGQPPNPFSSTPKPAASSGSTATAAHLRSLSVDSDFFDGLGLGDSGREVSGGQRSGSHHRHSSSMDGSSFDADSSVMTLNGFKKSVAPERLAELSLIDPKRAKRILANRQSAARSKERKVRYTNELERKVQTLQTEATTLSAQVTLLQRDTTVITAENKELKLRLQALEQQAQLRDALNEKLKEEVQRLKIETNQIPPGAGNGNPFYRGLPPQYGQTQHHQNHNQQNQHQQHHNQNVTNGQAHPSFMDFNGRA; encoded by the exons ATGGCCCCCCTTCTCTCCACTTGCTACTCACTCACTACTCAGCAGCTGCAGCTTCTCCAGGTCCACCCtaccacccaaaaccaaaaccaaaaccaaaagcacTTTTCTCACTTTTACCaaccttctcccttctcctccTTTGCTTTCAACAACCTTAACTCCGGCCACCGCCCTCCGCCACCACTCGCCACCTCAAACCGAAAAAAAGGACCAAAAGACAAAAAAATGGAttccaacaacatcaacaacttCGGCGCTGCTTCCAGACCGTCCCCGACATCATCGACTGACATGGAGCAGATGTCGGAGACCCCTCAGCGCGGGTCCCACCACCGCCGGGCCCACTCCGACACCTCCTTCCGCATCCCCAACTTCGACGACCTCCTCCTCTTCGACCCTTCCGACCTCGACCTCTCCTGCCTCCCCTCCCCAACCCTCCTGCCACGTGGCGGCaacagcagcaacaacaacatccCCATGTCCCTCGACTCCGACGACTCCTCGGAGGGCCAACCACCCAACCCCTTCTCCTCCACCCCCAAGCCTGCCGCTTCCTCCGGCTCCACGGCCACCGCTGCCCACCTCCGGAGCCTCTCCGTCGATTCCGACTTCTTCGACGGCCTGGGCCTGGGGGATTCCGGCAGGGAAGTGAGCGGGGGGCAGAGGTCTGGGTCCCACCACAGGCACAGCAGCTCGATGGACGGCTCGTCTTTCGATGCGGACTCGTCGGTGATGACGCTGAACGGCTTCAAGAAGTCCGTTGCTCCTGAGAGACTTGCTGAGCTCTCTCTGATTGACCCTAAGAGAGCCAAAAG GATATTAGCTAATAGGCAATCGGCTGCGAGGTCAAAGGAGAGGAAGGTGAGGTATACGAATGAGCTGGAGAGGAAGGTGCAGACGCTTCAGACGGAAGCAACCACCCTCTCAGCACAGGTCACTCTGTTACAG AGAGACACTACTGTCATAACTGCTGAGAATAAGGAGCTCAAACTTCGCCTACAGGCTCTGGAGCAACAAGCACAGCTTAGAGATG CTTTGAATGAGAAACTTAAGGAGGAAGTGCAGCGGCTTAAGATTGAAACCAACCAAATCCCACCCGGGGCTGGGAATGGAAACCCTTTCTACCGAGGGCTTCCCCCTCAATATGGTCAGACCCAGCACCACCAGAACCACAACCAGCAGAACCAGCACCAGCAGCATCACAACCAGAATGTCACCAATGGGCAGGCTCACCCGAGCTTTATGGACTTCAACGGGAGGGCATAG
- the LOC139196006 gene encoding pentatricopeptide repeat-containing protein At2g20710, mitochondrial-like, producing MKLLRSNPCRGTAISRVFGSLNYSTNTLASSSTTSPTFQSLHHRILFYKGPRVSVLPVLHQWLKEGRDVEQSELRDFIIKLRRSRCYNLALEISEWMGDEMNFDLHPGDIAIRLDLISRVHGNKRAERYFDCIPNELSVGKYGKVDILVNEMEEKGIEILGR from the exons ATGAAGCTTCTCCGTTCAAATCCATGCCGTGGCACtgccatttctagggtttttggttccCTGAACTACTCAACCAATACTCTGgcctcctcctccaccacatCTCCCACATTTCAGTCTCTGCACCATAGGATTCTGTTCTATAAAGGCCCGAGGGTTTCCGTTCTCCCTGTACTCCATCAATGGCTGAAAGAAGGGAGAGACGTGGAGCAGTCAGAGCTCCGAGATTTCATCATTAAACTCCGTCGGTCCCGCTGCTACAACCTCGCCCTGGAGATCTCAGAGTGGATGGGCGACGAAATGAATTTCGATTTGCACCCTGGAGACATTGCGATTCGGCTGGATTTGATCTCGAGAGTCCACGGAAACAAACGAGCTGAGAGGTATTTCGATTGCATTCCCAATGAATTAAGT GTGGGAAAATATGGAAAGGTTGATATCTTAGTGAACGAGATGGAGGAGAAGGGCATTGAGATATTAGGACGTTGA